Sequence from the Erythrobacter insulae genome:
CACTTTTCGCGTGGCCTGCGCGAATATAATCCGCTGCGGTCTGAATCCCGAACGTGGCTGAGGAACACGCGACATTCATATCAAAGGCAAAGCCATCAATCCCGAGCGCCTGCTGAATCTCAATCGCCATCGCCGGATAGGGGCGTTCCATATTCGATGCCGCGCACAGGACTGCATCGACATCGCCGGCATCACGGCCCGCCCGTTCAAGCGCCTGTTTCGCTGCGGCCAGCCCAATCTCAGCCATCATCGATAGCTCATCATTGGTCCGCTCTTCCCATCGCGGGCTCATCGTTGCGGGATCAAGCACAGGCTCTTTCGCCATCACATGGCGCGCTTTGATACCGCTCGCTTTTTCGATGAATTCAACCGACGAATGGCTGAGCGCTTCGGCCGTGCCTGCTGCGATGGCGGCGGCATTTTTTGCATTATGGCGATCCACAAATGCATTGAAACTCGCAACCAACTCTTCGTTTGTGATGACTTCCTTGGGCGTAAACAGCCCGGTGGAGGAAATGACAGGACGGTGGGTTAGTTGCATGATACGCACGGCTCTCTGTTGTTGGGTTGCGAGCAATAAGCCCCAGAAAGACGCCTCGCAAGAGGTGTGACCTTCAATTCAGATCACGAAACGGGCCAAAGCTCTTCGTAAAACGCCCCAGACTGGATGCGACCGTGGAGAAATCTGCGAATCCCTGCTCACAGAATGAGCCCGCCAAAAGTGACATAAAGTCAAAAGCATGGGTGGTGGACAGGATAGGATTCGAACCTATGTACGCTTGCGCGGGCAGATTTACAGTCTGCTGCCTTTAACCACTCGGCCACCTGTCCACACCATGCCATGCAGGATTAAATCGCTGCTTTGCCGGGATTCGTGCCAGACCGCTAGGCGATCCGGCGCTGCCGAGAGGCGACCCTTTGGCGAAGCGGCGCTTGCCTGTCAATGGGGGTGCTGGCAGGGGAGCCACATGAAACGCATCAGCAGGAGCAATTATGGCGAAGGGTGACCGCAAACGCGCACTAAGAGGCCGCGCGGGCCGAATGAAAGGTGGCCGTGGATCAGGGCGCGGTACAACCGGCCATGTCCGCCTCTGGGGCCGCCATCCTGTTGAGGCTGCATTGAAAAATCCGGCTCGTCAGCACCGAAAGCTGTGGGCTACGCGTGAGGCAATTGAAACGCTGGACGGCGAGCTGCCGGTCGATTTTCCCATTGAATATGCCGAGGTTACCGATCTTGCGCGGCTGGTCGCGAAAGATGCCCCGCATCAGGGGCTCGTGCTTGAGTGTGAGCCGCTGGACGGCATATTCCTCGATGATGTTGCCACCGGCGATCCCGCCCGCCCTGTTGTAGTGCTGGATCAGGTTACCGATCCGCATAATGTTGGCGCAATCTTGCGCTCGGCTGCGGCGTTCAATGCTGCGTGTATCGTGACACAGGATCGCCATGCCCCGCCTGAAAGCGGCGTATTGGCAAAATCCGCCTCCGGCGCGCTTGAAACGGTTCCATGGATACGGGTCGTCAATTTGTCGCGGGCGCTCGATGATCTGGCTGAGGCGGGATATTGGCGAATTGGCATGACCGGCGAAGCAGATGCCACTTTGGCCGAGGCGTTGCCTGCCGGACCGGTCGCGATTGTACTGGGAGCAGAAGGCGAAGGGATGCGGCACAATATCGAGCAGCATTGTGATGCGCTGGCGAAACTGCCAATCTCGTCTGTGATTGAAAGCCTGAATGTATCGAACGCGGCCGCTATTTCGCTCTATGCTGTTGCAACCCGATCCTAAGCAATCCGATCCTAAGCAATTCCACGGATGATGAACGAATGACGAAACCAACCTCGATCCGCCTTTCCGCAGCTGGTTTACTGGCTTGCCTATCGCTGATCTTGTCGGGTTGTTTCATAACTCCGGGGAAATTCACCTCTGAACTGATCCTCCAAGAAGATGAAACCTTCACATTTACGTATGAAGGCGAGATCTTCTTTCTCGGCCTATCGAGCATCGCTCAGATGGGCGCCGCAGCAGAAAATTTCGCGCAGACCGAATGTTATGATGAAGAAACATTCGAAGAGCGCGAATGCACCGAGGCAGAAATCGCCGAGCAACGTGAAGAGTGGGACGCCAGCACAGAAATGCGGGCTGCTGAGGCCAAGGAAAAGGCCGAGCAGCTCGCTGCGATGACCGGCGGGATTGACCCGAACGATCCTGAGGCCGCAGCCGATCTGACCCGTCTGTTGTTGCGTCACAAAGGTTGGCAGAGGGTGGATCCAAAAGGAAACGGCGTTTTCGATATCAGTTACAGCGTGACTGGAAGCCTGACTCACGATTTCATGTTCCCGATTATCGAAGGCTTTCCGATGACCAATCCGTTCGTTCAGATGCATATTCGCGATGAACAGGTCGTGCGGATCAATGCGCCCGGCTTTGCCGCTCAGAATGACGAGAACCCGATGGGCTCGATGATGGGCGGAATGGCCGGATTGTCGGGGCTGGCAGGGCTTGCGGCGATTGGCAGCGAGGGTGATCAGGCAGCAGACGCCATCCCCGAAATCCCGCAGTTGGAAGGCGTTTTTTCGATTGTTACAACCGGCAATATGAAAATTCGCGCCAACAATACAGATGAAGGCGCAAGTCCTACACCGACTGGCGAGGTGCTGACATGGGATATTTCGGCACGCACGAAATCTGCGCCGACAGCCTTGATCGCCATCGGGCAATAAAATCGCAAAATACCAACAATAAATAAAACCCCGCCGGGCGGTCTGCCTGGCGGGGTTTCAGATTCAGTGTTGAAGGCGGTGTTTCGCCCCGCTGAACCAAATCGCGGTTTTAATTCACCGCGTCTTTGAGGCCTTTACCGGCCTTGAACTTGGGTTGGTTCGATGCCTTGATCGTCATCGGCTCGCCGGTACGCGGATTGCGACCGGTCGAGGCTTTGCGACGCGCGACCGAGAACGTCCCGAACCCGACCAGACGCACTTCGTCACCGCCTGAAAGTGCCTTTGTGATGGCATCAAAAACGCCTTCAACAGCGCCTGCTGCATCATTTTTGGAAAGGCCGCTCGTTTCGGCAACAGCGCTGATCAGATCATTTTTGTTCATCTTGAGGTCCCCTACTCTTAAACTTCGTAATATTATCACATGTTCTCGTTGGACGATTTTTATGAATCGCCGCTTCGGATGGCTCCGAATTGAGCCTGTTTTAAGAAAGCTGTCAAAGGCAAATAACGCAGAAACGCGCCGATTTTATGCTCAAATTAAGCAAATGCGACAAACCGAGGCGCGCGCAATTGCTGCTCTCTTTCAGCTGCAAATGCCGCTTATGATCAGCTGGTGCGACCCCGCCGTGATTCGCGACACGAAGGGGACGCTTTAACCGATCAATGTGCGGTTGGCACGTCCGAAGCGCCTGCTCCTTGTGATTGTGCACCCGGTTGTGATGCCAAATCATCAGCTTCGGTCCATTCAATCGGTGCCGGCATCTCAGTCAATGCATGTTCCAATACAGCATCCACGTGACTGACCGGAATAATCTCCAGCCCGTCTTTCACTTTGTCCGGGATTTCCGCGAGGTCTTTGACGTTTTCCTCGGGGATCAAAACAGTCGTGATGCCGCCGCGCAGCGCCGCGAGCAATTTCTCTTTAAGTCCGCCGATGGGCAGCACCCGGCCGCGCAATGTGACTTCGCCGGTCATCGCAACGTCAGGGCGCACAGTGGTTCCGGTGAGCGTTGATACGATTGATGTGACCATCCCGATACCGGCGCTCGGGCCATCTTTAGGCACGGCCCCTTCGGGCAAGTGAATGTGAACATTCTTGCGCTGGAACAAAGATGGCTTGATCCCGTAGGCTGGCGCCCGCGCTTTCACAAAGCTAAAGGCTGCGGCGACGGATTCGTTCATCACTTCGCCCAGCTTACCGGTCGTCTTCACCTCGCCTTTGCCTGGTGTGGTCACGCTTTCGATAGTCAGCAGTTCCCCGCCGACCGAAGTCCAAGCAAGGCCGGTAACCGCCCCAACCTGCGCTTCCTCTTCGCTCATCCCGTGTTTGAATTTGCGCACGCCGGCAAAATCGCCCAGATTTTCAGGCGTGATCCGGATACTCGTGGCTTCTTTCTCAAGGATTTTGCGAAGGCTCTTTCGCGCTAAACGTGCAATTTCACGCTCAAGCGTACGAACACCTGCTTCGCGCGTGTAATACCGGATGAGATCGCGCAAACCTTCTTCGGTCAGCTCGAATTCTTCGGGTTTCAAACCGTGCTGTTCGACCTGTTTGGCGATCAAATGGCGTTTGGCGATTTCGACCTTTTCGTCCTCTGTGTACCCTTCCAGCCGGATGATCTCCATCCGATCAAGCAGCGGTTGCGGCAGGTCGAGGCTGTTGGCGGTCGTGACAAACATGATATCGGACAGATTAAGATCCAGCTCCAGATAGTGGTCCTGAAACTTGTCATTCTGTTCCGGATCGAGAACCTCTAACAAGGCCGACGCAGGATCACCGCGGAAATCTTGCCCCAGCTTGTCGATCTCATCGAGCAGGAACAAAGGATTGCTGGTCCCCGCCTTTTTGAGATTCGTGACAATCTTGCCAGGCATGGATCCGATGTAAGTCCGGCGGTGCCCGCGGATTTCGGCTTCATCGCGCACGCCGCCAAGCGACTGGCGGACAAATTCACGACCCGTCGCCCGCGCAATGCTTTTGCCGAGCGAGGTTTTACCAACACCGGGAGGACCGACGAGGCAAAGGATCGGACCTTTGAGTTTGTTCGTGCGGGCCTGCACGGCAAGATATTCGATGATCCGGTCCTTGACCTTTTCAAGCCCGTAATGATCGGCGTCGAGGATTTCCTGCGCTTTGCCGATGTCTTTCTTGACCTTGGATTTCTTTCCCCACGGCAGCCCTAAAAGCACATCAAGATAATTGCGAACCACGGTCGCCTCGGCGCTCATCGGTTGCATACCTTTAAGCTTTTTCAGCTCGGTCGATGCCTTGGTCTTGGCCTCTTTGGAAAGCTTGGTCTTCTCAATTTTTTCAGTCAGCTCGGCGATCTCGTCGGGCTCTTCGCCGTCACCGCCGCCCAGCTCGCTCTGGATCGCTTTGAGCTGTTCATTGAGATAATATTCGCGCTGCGTCTTCTCCATCTGCCGTTTGACCCGGCCGCGGATTTTCCGCTCGACCTGAAGGACCGACAGCTCGCCTTCCATAAAGGCCATGACCAATTCCAGCCGCTTTAGCGGGTTCGCTTCGGTA
This genomic interval carries:
- a CDS encoding HU family DNA-binding protein; this translates as MNKNDLISAVAETSGLSKNDAAGAVEGVFDAITKALSGGDEVRLVGFGTFSVARRKASTGRNPRTGEPMTIKASNQPKFKAGKGLKDAVN
- the rlmB gene encoding 23S rRNA (guanosine(2251)-2'-O)-methyltransferase RlmB codes for the protein MAKGDRKRALRGRAGRMKGGRGSGRGTTGHVRLWGRHPVEAALKNPARQHRKLWATREAIETLDGELPVDFPIEYAEVTDLARLVAKDAPHQGLVLECEPLDGIFLDDVATGDPARPVVVLDQVTDPHNVGAILRSAAAFNAACIVTQDRHAPPESGVLAKSASGALETVPWIRVVNLSRALDDLAEAGYWRIGMTGEADATLAEALPAGPVAIVLGAEGEGMRHNIEQHCDALAKLPISSVIESLNVSNAAAISLYAVATRS
- the lon gene encoding endopeptidase La, which codes for MTQHFPLLPLRDIVVFPGMVVPLFVGRDKSVAALEAAMEASKDIFLLAQLDPGCDDPDGDDLYDVGVVAQVLQMLKLPDGTVRVMVEGTHRAKIANLRAEGDYVLAEVDLLEPETVAGNEVTALMRQVSEQFAEYTKLNKKMGDDAAVELGEVDDAGQLGDMIAAAISAKVSDKQSLLTEANPLKRLELVMAFMEGELSVLQVERKIRGRVKRQMEKTQREYYLNEQLKAIQSELGGGDGEEPDEIAELTEKIEKTKLSKEAKTKASTELKKLKGMQPMSAEATVVRNYLDVLLGLPWGKKSKVKKDIGKAQEILDADHYGLEKVKDRIIEYLAVQARTNKLKGPILCLVGPPGVGKTSLGKSIARATGREFVRQSLGGVRDEAEIRGHRRTYIGSMPGKIVTNLKKAGTSNPLFLLDEIDKLGQDFRGDPASALLEVLDPEQNDKFQDHYLELDLNLSDIMFVTTANSLDLPQPLLDRMEIIRLEGYTEDEKVEIAKRHLIAKQVEQHGLKPEEFELTEEGLRDLIRYYTREAGVRTLEREIARLARKSLRKILEKEATSIRITPENLGDFAGVRKFKHGMSEEEAQVGAVTGLAWTSVGGELLTIESVTTPGKGEVKTTGKLGEVMNESVAAAFSFVKARAPAYGIKPSLFQRKNVHIHLPEGAVPKDGPSAGIGMVTSIVSTLTGTTVRPDVAMTGEVTLRGRVLPIGGLKEKLLAALRGGITTVLIPEENVKDLAEIPDKVKDGLEIIPVSHVDAVLEHALTEMPAPIEWTEADDLASQPGAQSQGAGASDVPTAH